In Pirellulales bacterium, a genomic segment contains:
- a CDS encoding VOC family protein — translation MSAALPIRSLNHVGRLTKHLDKSIAFYRDVLGFQEIVRPNFDFPGAWLFNYGLQIHLIVNESIPDPDGPIQTRDGHLAFEVEDLATVEQRLEELGIPFRKNTVAQTGRMQIFFRDPDGHHIEVGQYAPSQFA, via the coding sequence ATGTCCGCCGCCCTGCCGATCCGCTCCCTGAATCACGTTGGCCGACTGACCAAACATCTCGACAAAAGCATCGCTTTCTATCGCGACGTGCTCGGCTTTCAAGAAATCGTGCGGCCGAATTTCGATTTTCCCGGCGCGTGGCTCTTCAACTACGGTTTGCAGATTCACCTGATCGTGAACGAATCGATTCCCGATCCCGACGGGCCGATTCAAACGCGCGATGGGCACCTGGCTTTCGAAGTCGAGGATCTCGCCACGGTCGAGCAACGTCTGGAAGAGCTCGGCATTCCGTTTCGCAAGAACACCGTAGCGCAGACGGGCCGCATGCAGATCTTCTTCCGCGATCCCGACGGCCATCACATCGAGGTCGGCCAGTATGCGCCGTCGCAGTTCGCTTAA